A portion of the Paenibacillus hamazuiensis genome contains these proteins:
- a CDS encoding YifB family Mg chelatase-like AAA ATPase, translating into MYGKVLSACLHGIEGKIIEVESDLSNGLPQVFIVGLPDSAVRESIDRVRAAIKNCGFTFPLQRITINLAPADLRKEGSAFDLAIALGILLTSGQIRGAELEKTLILGELALDGTIRPVPGVLSMVATAKKLGMTRIVLPRQNVQEALLIRDIAVCPLSNLSELKEMNDTIAFNDINDSLPLSASSPSESAGAGQDDFADVCGQLQAKRALTICAAGLHNVLFIGPPGTGKTMLIRRLPTILPEMSEAEALEVTKIYSASGKLADRGHLIRSRPFRAPHHTVSPAGLIGGGSIPKPGEVSLAHRGVLFLDELPEFQRNVLEVLRQPLEDRRVTIGRARAVYTFPSHFILAGSMNPCPCGYLGTDGASQACRCSPLKIDQYRSRISGPLLDRIDLHVEVPRVDFAAFTSQDKPLSSAQMKQAVERARQAQLERYGGLTVQFNGELSGKPLRQFCRLKPSALSLLSASFDALGLSVRAHDRVLKIARTIADLDGSPDILEQHVAEALQYRTLDKKPMQPS; encoded by the coding sequence ATGTATGGAAAAGTGCTCAGCGCATGCTTGCACGGAATCGAAGGAAAAATCATCGAAGTCGAGTCCGACCTCAGCAACGGCTTGCCTCAGGTGTTTATCGTCGGTTTACCGGATTCGGCCGTCCGGGAATCGATAGATCGGGTGAGAGCTGCGATCAAAAATTGCGGCTTCACCTTCCCTCTGCAAAGAATTACGATCAACCTCGCTCCTGCCGATCTGCGCAAGGAAGGCTCCGCCTTCGACCTTGCGATCGCCCTCGGCATCTTGCTGACGAGCGGGCAAATTCGCGGTGCGGAGCTGGAAAAAACCCTCATACTCGGCGAGCTCGCTTTGGACGGAACCATCCGTCCGGTCCCCGGCGTCCTGTCCATGGTCGCCACCGCAAAAAAACTCGGAATGACCCGGATCGTGCTGCCCCGGCAAAATGTGCAGGAAGCCCTGCTCATTCGCGACATCGCAGTTTGTCCGCTGTCGAACCTGAGCGAGCTGAAGGAAATGAACGATACGATCGCGTTTAATGATATTAACGATTCGCTTCCCTTGTCTGCAAGCAGTCCCTCAGAGTCGGCAGGAGCCGGTCAGGACGATTTTGCCGACGTCTGCGGCCAGCTGCAGGCGAAGCGCGCCTTAACCATATGCGCGGCCGGCCTGCACAACGTGCTTTTTATCGGCCCTCCCGGCACGGGTAAAACGATGCTTATCCGGCGGCTGCCGACGATTTTGCCGGAGATGAGCGAAGCGGAGGCGCTCGAGGTGACGAAAATATACAGCGCTTCGGGCAAGCTGGCGGACCGCGGGCATTTAATCCGGTCGCGGCCCTTCCGGGCGCCGCATCATACGGTTTCTCCGGCGGGACTGATCGGAGGCGGATCGATCCCCAAGCCGGGGGAAGTGAGCCTCGCTCACCGTGGAGTGCTGTTTCTGGATGAGCTGCCGGAATTCCAGCGCAACGTGCTGGAGGTGCTGCGCCAGCCGCTCGAGGACCGGCGGGTGACGATCGGACGGGCGCGGGCCGTGTATACGTTTCCGAGCCACTTTATACTGGCCGGATCGATGAACCCGTGTCCGTGCGGTTATCTGGGAACGGACGGAGCTTCGCAAGCATGCCGCTGCAGCCCGCTCAAAATCGATCAATACCGCTCGCGCATTTCCGGCCCGCTGCTCGATAGGATCGATCTGCATGTGGAGGTGCCGCGAGTCGATTTCGCCGCATTCACATCACAGGATAAACCGCTTTCCTCCGCCCAAATGAAGCAAGCCGTGGAGCGGGCAAGACAGGCCCAGCTCGAAAGATACGGCGGGCTGACGGTTCAGTTCAACGGCGAGCTGTCCGGCAAGCCGCTGAGGCAGTTTTGCCGATTGAAGCCATCCGCGCTCTCGCTGCTCAGCGCGTCCTTCGATGCGCTCGGCCTCAGTGTGCGGGCCCACGACCGCGTGCTGAAAATCGCCAGAACGATCGCCGATCTGGACGGATCGCCGGATATTTTGGAGCAGCACGTCGCCGAGGCGCTTCAATACCGGACGCTCGACAAAAAGCCAATGCAGCCTTCGTAA
- a CDS encoding YraN family protein: MPRLDNSKSDRRKLLGAEGEKLALEHILQQNYKILAQNWRCRTGELDLIAEHEAVIVFIEVRTRRKTGTFGFAQESVDFRKQRKVRETAQVFLQQRRLADRQIRFDVVTVHMEPDGTDPELQHIVNAF; the protein is encoded by the coding sequence ATGCCAAGATTAGATAATAGCAAGTCAGACCGCCGAAAGCTTCTCGGGGCTGAGGGGGAGAAGCTGGCTCTTGAACATATTTTGCAGCAAAATTATAAGATTCTTGCGCAAAACTGGCGCTGCCGGACCGGAGAGCTGGATTTAATCGCGGAGCATGAAGCCGTCATCGTGTTTATCGAGGTCCGGACGCGGCGCAAAACCGGGACGTTCGGCTTCGCGCAGGAATCCGTCGATTTCCGCAAACAGCGCAAGGTGCGGGAAACGGCGCAGGTGTTTTTGCAGCAGCGCAGGCTTGCGGACCGTCAAATTCGCTTCGACGTTGTGACGGTTCATATGGAACCGGATGGTACGGACCCCGAACTGCAGCATATCGTTAATGCATTTTAA